One genomic segment of Thermodesulfobacterium sp. TA1 includes these proteins:
- a CDS encoding rubredoxin — translation MPKDFEGAWICSTTNCGYIYVPSKGDRKGKIPPGTPFEKLPDDWKCPVCGATKKAFRPMDEIGKESS, via the coding sequence ATGCCAAAAGATTTTGAAGGAGCTTGGATTTGTTCAACGACAAACTGTGGTTATATTTATGTTCCAAGCAAAGGGGATAGAAAAGGTAAAATACCTCCAGGTACACCTTTTGAGAAATTACCTGATGATTGGAAATGTCCGGTTTGTGGGGCAACTAAAAAAGCTTTTAGGCCTATGGATGAAATAGGAAAGGAAAGTTCTTAA